The genomic stretch TTTAAAATAGGGAAGCGAGGAAAAAAAGATGGTAATTGAATATAAGAATGAGCCTTTAACTGATTTTAGCATTCCCGCTAATAAAGCAGCGATGGAAAAGGCGCTTAAGGCAGTCAATACAGCCAAGGGGACCCATTATCCCTTGGTTATTGGTGGTCAAAAGATTGATGTGGAAGCAAAGATTACGTCCATTAATCCTTCGAATACTTCTGAAATTATTGGGACGACAGCGAGGGCTAACAGTGATTTGGCTGAAAAGGCTGTTGAAGCTGCAGCACAAGCTTTTAAGTCATGGCAGTATGTTTGTCCGGCTGAACGCGCACGTTATTTATTTAAAGCGGCTGCAATCATGCGTAGAGAAAAATTTGATTTTTCCGCTTTGCTTGTTGAAGAAGCAGGGAAAAATTGGGTGGAAGCCGATGCGGATACAGCAGAAGCTATTGACTTTTTGGAATATTACGCGCGTCAAATAGGGAAATATACCAAAGGAATGGAAGTTTATTCCTATCCCGGTGAAGAAAATGAATGTGTCTATATTCCCCTTGGCGTAGGCGTTGTTATTCCGCCATGGAATTTTCCTTTGGCTATTTTGACAGGCATGACAGCAGCAGCTGTTGTGGCAGGGAATACGGTTGTGATGAAACCGGCCAGTGCGACTCCGATTATTGCTGCAAAGTTTATGGCATTATGGGAAGAAGTCAGTTTGCCGGCAGGTGTTGTAAATTATCTGCCTGGCAGTGGCGGAACGATTGGGGATTATTTAGTTTCTCATCCTAAGGTGCGGTTTATTAACTTTACAGGTTCAAAAGAAGTCGGTTTGCGTATAAATAAACTAGCAAGTGAATTAGCGCCTGGCCAAAAATGGTTGAAACGGGTCATTGCCGAAATGGGCGGAAAAGATGCTATGATTGTTGATAGTGAATCCGATATTGAGGCAGCTGCTCAGGACATTGTGACGGCAGCCTTTGGGTTCCAGGGACAAAAATGCTCCGCTTGTTCGCGGGCGATTGTTGTGAAAGACGTATACGATGCTGTCGTGGCGAAAATAGTTGAAAAAACCAAGGCATTAAAAGTGGGTCCGGCTAGCAATCCTGCTGTGAATTTAGGCCCTGTGATTGATGAGAATGCTTACAAGAAAATTTTAAGCTATATTGAAATTGGCAAGTCCGAAGGGAAGCTTGTCTGTGGTGGCAGTAAAGCGGGCAGTTATGGCTATTTTATTGAGCCAACCGTTTTTGCTGATATTAAACCCGCTGCCAGACTAGCCAACGAAGAGGTTTTTGGACCTGTTCTGGCTGTGATTCCAGCCGAGGACTTTGAACAGGCTCTGGCTATTGCCAATGATACCGAATACGGTCTTACTGGCGCAGTCTTTTCCAATAACCGTGCGAAGTTAGAACAAGCGCGTCGTGAATTCCAGGTGGGTAACCTTTATTTTAATCGCAAATGCACAGGTGCATTAGTGGGTGTCCAGCCTTTTGGCGGGTTTAATCTGTCTGGCACTGATTCTAAAGGCGGCGGTACGGATTATTTACCGCTTTTCATGCAAGCAAAATCGATTTGTGAAAAACTTTGAATAAAAAGCGATTATTATAAAATAATGATTGCAAAATTCACAGAAATCAGGTAATATAGTAACAACAATATAAGATAGTGAAGCGAAGACGCTTTGAACAAGTTCATTCTTGTTCAAGGTGTCTTTTTTCGATTATGGGGAGGTGATTGGGTACTAGCGGGTTTTATCATATGCAATGCTAATAAAAAGGGGGACTCACAGTGTTGAAAAAGAGTTATGTGAAATGGGCAAGCGCCCTTGCCTGTATGACCTTGTTTACAGGACTTTTAGCCGGATGTGGTGGAAGTGATAGTAAAGATATTAAAGTTGGTGTTGTATATGAAATGACAGGAAATACGGCATCGTTTGGAACTTCTGCTGCCAATGGTGCGAAATTGGCGTTCAAAGAAATTAATGCCAAGGGCGGTGTTCTTGGCAAACAAATTCAAACGGTTATTGCTGATAATAAAGGTGAGCCATCTGAATCAACCAATGCCATGACGAAAGTAATTTCTCAGGATAAAGTTGTTGCTGTTACGGGTTTTACGACAAGTTCAAATGGCATCGCTGCTTCAACAGTTGCTGAAGCAAGTAAAATTCCTTTCGTTGCTGCTGCAACGACGAACCCGAAAGTAACGCAAGATGAAAATACCGGTAAGGTTAAAAATTATACTTTCCGTGTATGTTTTATCGATCCTTTCCAAGGCACCGTGGCTGCGAACTTTGCGTCCAATACCTTAAAAGGCAAGAATGCTGCAATTATGGTTGATAATTCCAGTGACTATAGTAAAGGTTTATCGCAATTCTTTAAAGCGGCATTTACGAAGAACGGCGGAAAGATTGCCATTGAAGAAGCGTATTTACAGAATGACCAAGATTTTAAAACCATTTTGACTACGATTAAAGCGGCAAATCCGGATGTCATTTATGTACCTGGCTATTATAATGAAGTGGGTAAAATTATTAAGCAAGCAAGAGAACTTGGTATTACCGTACCGTTTGTTGGCGGCGATGGCTGGGATTCTCCTAAATTAGCTGAAATTGCCGGAGCTGCTGCTCTGAATAATACATTTATGACAAATCATTATTCTGTCGAAGACAAGAGTCCTAAATCCAAAGCGTTTGTAGATGCTTATCAAAAAGAATATGGTCAGGTGCCAGATGCAATGGCTGTTCTTGGCTATGATGCGGCTTATGTTTTAGCTGATGCCATTACACGGGCAGGCAGTGCTGAACCGGAAAAAATTCGCGAAGCTCTTGCTGCTACGAAAGACTTCCAAGCTGTAACGGGTTCGCTAACAATTAATGAAAGTCATGATGCTGTTAAGAGTGCTGTTATTCTTGAATTCAAAGATGGTAAACAAACGTATAGAGAAACAATTAAACCCTAATATAAGTAATTTTATTAGAAAATGTGAAGTGCTTTGATGCGGTTGATTCCGGCATTCTGTTACAGAATGTCGGAAGCCGCCTTTTTTACGGGGCATCATCACACGAATTCGGTTTAAATTTTAATGAAAATAATTGGAGGGAAGGGCGTATGGATTCACTACTGCAACAATTTGTACAACAGTTAATCAACGGAATTTCATTAGGTAGC from Pelorhabdus rhamnosifermentans encodes the following:
- the pruA gene encoding L-glutamate gamma-semialdehyde dehydrogenase is translated as MVIEYKNEPLTDFSIPANKAAMEKALKAVNTAKGTHYPLVIGGQKIDVEAKITSINPSNTSEIIGTTARANSDLAEKAVEAAAQAFKSWQYVCPAERARYLFKAAAIMRREKFDFSALLVEEAGKNWVEADADTAEAIDFLEYYARQIGKYTKGMEVYSYPGEENECVYIPLGVGVVIPPWNFPLAILTGMTAAAVVAGNTVVMKPASATPIIAAKFMALWEEVSLPAGVVNYLPGSGGTIGDYLVSHPKVRFINFTGSKEVGLRINKLASELAPGQKWLKRVIAEMGGKDAMIVDSESDIEAAAQDIVTAAFGFQGQKCSACSRAIVVKDVYDAVVAKIVEKTKALKVGPASNPAVNLGPVIDENAYKKILSYIEIGKSEGKLVCGGSKAGSYGYFIEPTVFADIKPAARLANEEVFGPVLAVIPAEDFEQALAIANDTEYGLTGAVFSNNRAKLEQARREFQVGNLYFNRKCTGALVGVQPFGGFNLSGTDSKGGGTDYLPLFMQAKSICEKL
- a CDS encoding ABC transporter substrate-binding protein, which gives rise to MTLFTGLLAGCGGSDSKDIKVGVVYEMTGNTASFGTSAANGAKLAFKEINAKGGVLGKQIQTVIADNKGEPSESTNAMTKVISQDKVVAVTGFTTSSNGIAASTVAEASKIPFVAAATTNPKVTQDENTGKVKNYTFRVCFIDPFQGTVAANFASNTLKGKNAAIMVDNSSDYSKGLSQFFKAAFTKNGGKIAIEEAYLQNDQDFKTILTTIKAANPDVIYVPGYYNEVGKIIKQARELGITVPFVGGDGWDSPKLAEIAGAAALNNTFMTNHYSVEDKSPKSKAFVDAYQKEYGQVPDAMAVLGYDAAYVLADAITRAGSAEPEKIREALAATKDFQAVTGSLTINESHDAVKSAVILEFKDGKQTYRETIKP